One window of Sphingobacteriales bacterium genomic DNA carries:
- a CDS encoding nicotinamidase, producing MRKKNALLVIDAQYDFCHPNGALYVPGAEKDMHKLNKFIGKNSLFIDHICITLDSHPVNDISHPSFWMDKDGNFPPPFTQITSADINSGKWAPRFSPQESIKYVAALEAQGQFPHFIWPEHCLIGSKGAALHDDLMNALINWTRAGKWYQAVTKGTYPLTEHFGIFMAQIPVPDRPETQLNQNLIHTLENYQQVFLAGEAKSHCVATSLKQVMDFAPGLASKLVVIEDIMSDVPGLGHLGTPIYEAARKQGIRFAFANDIVLD from the coding sequence ATGAGAAAGAAAAATGCTCTTTTAGTTATTGATGCGCAGTATGATTTTTGTCATCCTAATGGCGCTTTGTATGTACCTGGTGCAGAAAAAGACATGCATAAGTTAAACAAGTTTATCGGCAAAAACAGTCTTTTTATTGACCACATCTGCATAACCTTAGATTCTCATCCTGTAAATGATATTTCTCATCCATCTTTTTGGATGGATAAAGATGGTAATTTTCCTCCCCCATTTACTCAAATTACTTCTGCCGACATAAATTCAGGAAAATGGGCACCCAGATTTTCACCACAGGAATCTATCAAATATGTTGCAGCATTAGAAGCTCAAGGGCAATTCCCTCATTTTATTTGGCCAGAACATTGTTTAATTGGGTCAAAAGGAGCTGCTTTACACGATGATTTAATGAATGCACTCATAAATTGGACTCGTGCTGGTAAGTGGTATCAGGCAGTTACAAAAGGAACATACCCATTAACCGAACATTTTGGAATTTTTATGGCACAAATCCCAGTGCCTGATCGTCCTGAAACTCAACTAAACCAAAACCTAATCCATACACTTGAAAATTATCAACAAGTATTTCTTGCAGGCGAAGCAAAATCGCATTGTGTTGCAACAAGCTTGAAACAAGTGATGGATTTTGCTCCCGGACTTGCTTCTAAATTAGTAGTTATTGAAGACATTATGTCCGATGTTCCAGGATTAGGACACTTAGGAACTCCAATATATGAAGCTGCCAGAAAACAAGGTATCCGTTTTGCCTTTGCAAATGATATTGTTTTAGACTAA